Proteins encoded within one genomic window of Dyadobacter chenhuakuii:
- a CDS encoding anhydro-N-acetylmuramic acid kinase, whose amino-acid sequence MRAHIEKLYEISGKKSRRIIGLMSGTSLDGLDVAVCNIKGSGTKTELELEFFTTVPYTEEFRNEILQIFAKRQIDFQQLCLLNPFIGTTHAKMILDCLNSWDLDIEHIDLIASHGQTVFHAPKKQHKLPGFPNATLQIGDGDHIAAKTGVITLSDFRQKHIAAGGEGAPLAVYGDHFLFSKEGENRILLNMGGIANFTFLPGSLDTTKIFTTDTGPGNTLLDAYTKRFYHKPYDENGTIAASGKVNETLLAALKSYPFFKAPFPKTTGPEVFNFDYVESAIQQSKLISVSRQDIIATLTQLSAETISDAIRSVMEEDETYTIYASGGGAHNPVLMSGISHALNRPVLKIDKLGISGDAKEAVLFAVLANEAVAGQQMHLGEKEGVPGVSMGKISFPG is encoded by the coding sequence ATGAGAGCACATATTGAGAAACTCTACGAGATCTCGGGCAAAAAGTCCCGCAGGATCATTGGGTTAATGTCCGGAACTTCACTGGATGGGCTGGATGTGGCTGTTTGTAACATTAAAGGAAGCGGGACAAAAACGGAACTGGAACTGGAATTTTTCACAACCGTACCTTACACCGAGGAATTTCGCAATGAAATCCTGCAAATTTTTGCAAAAAGACAGATCGATTTTCAGCAGCTCTGTCTCCTGAACCCGTTCATAGGCACGACGCACGCCAAGATGATCCTGGATTGCCTTAATAGCTGGGACCTTGACATTGAGCACATTGACCTGATCGCCAGTCACGGCCAAACGGTTTTTCACGCTCCCAAAAAACAGCATAAGCTTCCCGGTTTCCCGAATGCCACATTGCAGATCGGCGACGGTGACCACATTGCAGCGAAGACGGGCGTGATTACATTAAGTGATTTTCGCCAAAAACACATTGCCGCAGGCGGCGAAGGAGCGCCTCTGGCTGTATATGGGGATCATTTTCTTTTTTCCAAAGAAGGTGAAAACCGCATTCTGCTAAATATGGGCGGCATTGCCAACTTTACATTCCTGCCGGGTTCATTAGACACAACCAAAATATTCACGACCGATACGGGTCCCGGAAACACACTTCTGGACGCCTATACCAAGCGATTTTACCACAAACCATACGATGAAAACGGCACCATTGCAGCGAGCGGCAAAGTAAATGAAACATTGCTGGCAGCATTAAAGTCCTATCCATTTTTCAAAGCGCCTTTCCCCAAAACAACCGGCCCCGAAGTTTTCAATTTCGATTACGTAGAATCCGCCATTCAGCAATCTAAACTGATCTCTGTGTCCCGACAGGACATTATCGCAACATTGACGCAGCTTAGCGCAGAAACTATTTCTGACGCAATCCGAAGCGTAATGGAGGAGGATGAGACTTACACCATTTACGCAAGTGGCGGCGGCGCGCATAACCCGGTTTTAATGTCGGGGATTTCACACGCATTGAACCGTCCTGTGTTGAAAATTGATAAGCTGGGCATTTCTGGCGATGCTAAGGAGGCGGTTTTGTTCGCTGTTTTGGCAAATGAAGCGGTAGCCGGCCAACAAATGCATCTTGGGGAAAAAGAAGGGGTGCCTGGCGTGTCCATGGGGAAAATTTCGTTTCCAGGCTGA
- the lhgO gene encoding L-2-hydroxyglutarate oxidase, with protein MYDITIIGGGIVGLATALRLKEQWPSLKILLLEKENEVAKHQTGHNSGVIHSGLYYKPGSLKATNCIRGYQMLIDFCDREGVHYDLCGKIVVATSEDQRPLLRNLFERGNQNGLTENRMISQGEIREIEPHVVGLEGIWVPYTGIIDYKAVSEKYAECFQKIGGEIRFGEKAIDIKDRTTHSEVVSATGKVFQTKLIVNCAGLYSDKVAQLTQPEDIKVRIIPFRGEYYKIKPEKQHLVKNLIYPVPDPNFPFLGVHFTRMIEGGVEAGPNAVFAFRREGYNKLDVNVPELMESLAWPGFRKVAMKYWKTGMGEYYRSFSKAAFTKALQGLIPEIQSNDLIPGGAGVRAQACDYDGGLLDDFSIIENKNAINVCNAPSPAATSSLSIGQTVSERVLARI; from the coding sequence ATGTACGACATTACCATCATAGGCGGAGGCATTGTAGGGCTCGCCACAGCATTACGACTGAAAGAGCAGTGGCCGTCGCTTAAAATTCTTCTTCTCGAAAAAGAAAACGAAGTTGCCAAGCACCAAACCGGGCACAACAGCGGCGTAATCCACTCCGGGTTATATTACAAACCAGGCAGCCTCAAAGCCACCAACTGCATCCGGGGTTATCAAATGCTGATTGATTTTTGCGACCGGGAAGGCGTACATTATGACTTATGCGGCAAAATTGTGGTTGCAACGAGCGAAGACCAAAGGCCGTTGCTAAGGAATTTGTTTGAAAGGGGAAATCAGAATGGCTTGACAGAAAACAGGATGATCTCACAAGGAGAAATCCGGGAAATCGAGCCGCATGTGGTTGGACTGGAAGGCATTTGGGTTCCATATACTGGCATTATCGATTACAAAGCAGTTTCGGAAAAGTATGCCGAATGTTTCCAAAAAATAGGCGGAGAGATCCGTTTTGGGGAAAAAGCTATTGATATTAAAGACCGGACCACCCATTCTGAGGTTGTTTCTGCAACGGGCAAAGTTTTTCAAACAAAACTGATCGTCAACTGCGCCGGGCTTTATTCTGATAAAGTTGCTCAATTAACACAACCTGAGGACATTAAGGTGCGGATCATCCCTTTCCGGGGTGAATATTATAAAATAAAACCAGAGAAGCAGCATTTGGTCAAAAACCTGATCTATCCTGTCCCAGATCCTAACTTCCCATTTCTGGGCGTCCATTTCACGCGCATGATCGAAGGCGGCGTGGAAGCGGGGCCTAATGCGGTTTTCGCGTTTCGTCGTGAAGGTTATAATAAGCTCGATGTCAATGTTCCGGAATTAATGGAAAGTCTGGCTTGGCCGGGTTTCAGGAAAGTGGCGATGAAATATTGGAAAACAGGCATGGGTGAGTATTACCGTTCTTTTTCCAAAGCTGCATTTACCAAAGCATTACAAGGGCTTATTCCAGAGATCCAAAGCAATGACCTTATTCCAGGCGGTGCGGGCGTTCGTGCGCAGGCTTGTGACTATGATGGCGGGCTGCTGGATGATTTCTCCATCATTGAAAACAAGAACGCGATTAATGTCTGCAATGCACCTTCTCCGGCTGCAACATCCTCCCTATCCATCGGGCAAACAGTTTCTGAACGCGTACTGGCGAGAATTTAA
- a CDS encoding amino acid permease: MANQLWAKKPIEKLLQESTGEANQLKRSLSSTSLVALGIGAIIGAGLFSLTGIAAAEHSGPAVTISFILAAVGCGFAGLCYAEFASMIPIAGSAYTYSYATMGEFVAWIIGWDLVLEYALGAATVSVSWSRYLLEFLSKFDIHLPTQLVCSPFEVVKLSDGTIIDNGIVNLPAIFIVCMLSLLLIRGTEGSAFLNNMLVVLKVAVVLVFIALGWSHIDPQNYVPYIPENTGNYENFGWTGIATGAAVVFFAFIGFDAVSTAAQEAKNPQKGMPIGILGSLVVCTILYVLFAHVMTGLVKYTEFANDAKPAATAFAKTGYDSLQTALIIAILAGYTSVMLVMLLGQSRVFYSMSKDGLLPRFFSDVHSKFATPWKTNLFFMGFVSIFAGLVPVSDLGHMVSIGTLFAFCLVCVGVWMLRVKRPDLKRSFKTPLVPFVPIMGIVVCLYLMYSLPVESWYRLAVWLALGLAVYFGYGKKNSKIGREGNI; encoded by the coding sequence ATGGCAAATCAGCTCTGGGCAAAAAAGCCTATTGAAAAATTGTTACAAGAATCAACCGGAGAAGCGAACCAGTTAAAGCGATCACTTAGTTCAACCAGTTTGGTAGCCCTTGGCATTGGTGCCATTATCGGTGCCGGGCTCTTTTCATTAACAGGAATTGCCGCTGCCGAACATTCAGGACCGGCAGTTACCATTTCATTCATACTTGCAGCCGTGGGTTGCGGATTTGCCGGACTTTGCTACGCAGAGTTTGCATCGATGATACCCATTGCGGGAAGTGCTTATACCTATTCCTATGCTACTATGGGCGAATTTGTTGCCTGGATTATCGGCTGGGACCTTGTTTTGGAATATGCATTGGGAGCGGCAACCGTTTCGGTAAGCTGGTCACGTTACCTGCTCGAATTTCTAAGCAAATTTGACATTCACCTTCCTACACAGCTCGTTTGCTCTCCTTTTGAAGTCGTTAAACTGAGCGACGGCACCATCATAGACAACGGAATCGTAAATTTGCCGGCCATATTCATTGTCTGCATGCTTTCATTGCTTTTAATAAGAGGAACAGAAGGTTCTGCGTTTTTGAACAATATGCTTGTTGTATTGAAAGTGGCAGTAGTGCTTGTTTTCATCGCATTGGGATGGAGCCACATTGACCCACAAAATTATGTGCCTTACATTCCTGAGAATACAGGAAACTATGAGAACTTCGGCTGGACGGGGATTGCCACCGGTGCTGCGGTCGTTTTCTTCGCATTTATTGGTTTTGACGCCGTTTCAACGGCAGCGCAGGAAGCAAAGAATCCGCAAAAAGGAATGCCGATCGGGATTCTTGGATCGCTTGTTGTTTGTACGATCCTTTATGTGCTGTTTGCGCACGTTATGACGGGTTTGGTAAAGTATACGGAGTTCGCAAATGATGCAAAACCAGCCGCCACAGCCTTTGCCAAAACAGGTTACGATTCGCTACAAACGGCTTTGATCATTGCTATTCTGGCTGGTTACACATCTGTAATGCTGGTTATGTTATTGGGGCAAAGCCGCGTGTTCTATTCAATGAGTAAAGACGGACTTTTGCCAAGATTTTTCAGTGACGTACATTCAAAATTCGCTACGCCCTGGAAAACAAACCTTTTCTTTATGGGCTTTGTAAGCATTTTCGCGGGTCTGGTGCCGGTAAGTGACTTAGGCCACATGGTGAGTATCGGAACATTGTTTGCATTCTGCCTCGTATGTGTGGGCGTGTGGATGCTACGTGTGAAGAGACCTGATCTGAAACGTTCATTCAAGACTCCATTGGTCCCTTTTGTGCCGATTATGGGTATTGTCGTATGCCTTTACCTGATGTATTCGCTTCCTGTTGAAAGCTGGTATCGTCTTGCGGTCTGGCTGGCACTGGGTCTTGCGGTATATTTCGGTTACGGAAAGAAAAACAGTAAAATAGGCAGAGAAGGTAACATTTAA